From one Streptomyces sp. NBC_01478 genomic stretch:
- a CDS encoding FAD-dependent monooxygenase, with protein sequence MKVACVGGGPAGLYLSILLKRQDPSHDITVYERNAEGSTYGWGVTYWRGLLDQLREYDPESARAVDEHSVRWSDGVARIRDLTTSQPGDEGHGIGRHRLLKILAERARSLGVQLEFECEVTADDLPDADLIVAADGVNSALRNRHADHFGSELTPGRNQYIWLGTSKVFGSFTFAFVESDHGWIWCYGYAFGPEGSTCVIECAPETWTGLGLDTAAEADGLALLEKLFADLLDGHSLIGRASSDGSAQWLNFRTLTNRTWHRDNLVLLGDAAHTTHYSIGAGTTLALEDAIALADALRDHSELPQALAAYEQRRRTALLSIQSAARYSAQWYENLQRYIHLPPHRMFALLGQRHSPLLPYVPPQVYYGLDKAAGRLEALRRFKRWLGPKVARTVHARALAARK encoded by the coding sequence GTGAAGGTCGCCTGTGTCGGAGGCGGGCCCGCCGGTCTGTATCTCTCGATCCTGCTGAAGCGTCAGGACCCGTCCCACGACATCACCGTCTACGAGCGCAACGCCGAGGGCTCGACCTACGGCTGGGGCGTGACGTACTGGCGTGGACTGCTCGACCAACTCCGGGAGTACGACCCCGAGTCGGCGCGGGCCGTGGACGAACACTCGGTGCGCTGGAGCGACGGCGTCGCCCGCATCCGGGACCTGACGACCAGTCAACCCGGGGACGAGGGTCACGGCATCGGCCGCCACCGGCTCCTCAAGATCCTCGCCGAACGGGCCCGATCCCTCGGCGTACAACTGGAGTTCGAGTGCGAGGTCACGGCGGACGACCTGCCCGACGCGGATCTGATCGTGGCCGCCGACGGCGTCAACAGCGCGCTGCGCAACCGCCACGCCGACCACTTCGGCTCCGAGCTCACGCCCGGCCGCAACCAGTACATCTGGCTCGGCACCAGCAAGGTCTTCGGCTCCTTCACCTTCGCCTTCGTGGAGAGCGACCACGGCTGGATCTGGTGCTACGGCTACGCGTTCGGCCCCGAGGGCAGCACCTGCGTCATCGAGTGCGCCCCCGAGACCTGGACCGGCCTCGGCCTCGACACCGCGGCCGAGGCCGACGGACTCGCCCTGCTGGAGAAGCTCTTCGCCGACCTCCTCGACGGCCACTCCCTGATCGGCCGCGCCTCGTCCGACGGCAGCGCCCAGTGGCTCAACTTCCGCACCCTCACCAACCGCACCTGGCACCGCGACAACCTCGTCCTGCTCGGCGACGCCGCCCACACCACCCACTACTCCATCGGCGCCGGCACCACCCTCGCCCTGGAGGACGCCATCGCCCTCGCCGACGCCCTGCGCGACCACAGTGAACTCCCGCAGGCCCTCGCCGCCTACGAACAGCGCCGTAGAACCGCCCTGTTGTCCATCCAGAGCGCGGCCCGCTACAGCGCCCAGTGGTACGAGAACCTCCAGCGCTACATCCACCTGCCCCCGCACCGCATGTTCGCGCTGCTCGGCCAGCGCCACTCGCCCCTGCTGCCGTACGTCCCGCCGCAGGTCTACTACGGCCTCGACAAGGCGGCGGGACGGCTGGAGGCGCTGCGCCGGTTCAAGCGCTGGCTCGGTCCCAAGGTCGCCCGGACCGTGCACGCGCGGGCGCTCGCGGCCCGCAAGTAG
- a CDS encoding ribonuclease H family protein translates to MIGRMRERVVAACDGASKGNPGPAAWAWVVSDDKESPARWEAGPLGKATNNVAELTALERLLTATAPDVPLEIRMDSQYAMKAVTTWLPGWKRNGWKTSGGKPVANQDLVVRIDELLDGRSVEFRYVPAHQVDGDPLNDFADRAASQAAVVQEPAGSDLGSPEPPPSPDTPKKPARSAAAKSPRKSGGSASRTIKAKFPGRCLCGRAYAAGEPISKNPKGWGHPECATAEA, encoded by the coding sequence ATGATCGGGCGCATGCGTGAACGTGTGGTGGCCGCGTGCGACGGGGCTTCGAAAGGCAATCCCGGGCCGGCCGCCTGGGCCTGGGTCGTGTCGGACGACAAGGAGAGCCCGGCCCGCTGGGAGGCGGGGCCGCTCGGCAAGGCCACCAACAACGTCGCCGAACTCACCGCGCTGGAGCGCCTGTTGACGGCGACCGCACCGGACGTACCGCTGGAGATCCGCATGGACTCGCAGTACGCCATGAAGGCGGTCACCACCTGGCTGCCGGGCTGGAAGCGCAACGGCTGGAAGACCTCAGGCGGCAAGCCGGTCGCCAACCAGGACCTGGTCGTCCGCATCGACGAACTGCTCGACGGCCGTTCCGTGGAGTTCCGTTACGTCCCCGCCCACCAGGTCGACGGCGATCCCCTGAACGACTTCGCGGACCGCGCGGCCAGCCAGGCGGCCGTCGTCCAGGAGCCCGCGGGCAGCGACCTCGGCTCCCCGGAACCGCCCCCCTCGCCCGACACCCCGAAGAAGCCCGCCCGCTCCGCCGCCGCCAAGTCGCCCCGCAAGAGCGGCGGTTCGGCCTCCCGCACGATCAAGGCCAAGTTCCCCGGCCGCTGCCTGTGCGGCCGTGCCTACGCGGCCGGCGAGCCCATCAGCAAGAACCCCAAGGGCTGGGGCCACCCGGAGTGCGCCACGGCCGAGGCCTGA
- a CDS encoding low temperature requirement protein A, translating to MTSRQEQWARVRRHLWRPPRPHGEQPRERVVGPLELFYDLVVVVLVAQAAHHLSGELDWHGLGLFAAVFALVWIAWLNGSLHHELHGHEDARGRSMFLLQILVLVPLGAFIPEAGDARGTAFAVDAGVLFAVLALLWLLASRGDTPEFRRPSVLYVSGTASCAVVLAASAALPADARVLTWGVLAVVYLAGFVFIIGRAIPERVVALSVTDALTERFGLFIIIVLGENVTGVVDGLAHEPTNALTLAVGLVAVVVGFGAWWTYFDFAGHRLPRATRASALTWMVVHLPITAAVAAMGAAMVGLVEHAHDSRTPAATAWVLCGGAAVVLCATMVLAASLRHWDENLGLYRPLARTCAAMAVLCVGVGALRPAPLVLGLALVVLFGIPWGVAVANRVAHYEEAPAT from the coding sequence ATGACCTCGCGACAAGAGCAATGGGCCCGGGTGCGCCGCCACTTGTGGCGGCCTCCGCGTCCGCACGGCGAGCAGCCGCGCGAGCGGGTGGTCGGGCCGCTGGAGCTCTTCTACGACCTGGTCGTGGTCGTGCTGGTCGCGCAGGCCGCCCATCATCTGTCCGGGGAACTGGACTGGCACGGACTGGGCCTGTTCGCCGCGGTGTTCGCGCTGGTGTGGATCGCCTGGCTCAACGGCAGCCTGCACCACGAACTGCACGGGCACGAGGACGCGCGCGGCCGGAGCATGTTCCTGCTGCAGATCCTGGTGCTCGTCCCGCTGGGTGCGTTCATCCCCGAGGCGGGCGACGCGCGCGGCACCGCGTTCGCCGTGGACGCGGGGGTGCTGTTCGCGGTCCTGGCGCTGTTGTGGCTGCTCGCCTCACGCGGTGACACGCCCGAATTCCGGCGCCCCAGCGTGCTGTACGTGTCGGGCACGGCGTCCTGCGCGGTCGTCCTGGCGGCGAGCGCCGCCCTGCCCGCGGACGCCCGCGTGCTGACGTGGGGCGTGCTGGCGGTCGTCTATCTGGCGGGGTTCGTGTTCATCATCGGGAGGGCGATTCCGGAGCGGGTGGTCGCGCTCAGCGTGACCGACGCGCTCACGGAACGGTTCGGGCTGTTCATCATCATCGTGCTCGGCGAGAACGTGACCGGAGTGGTCGACGGACTGGCCCACGAGCCGACCAACGCGCTCACCCTGGCGGTCGGACTGGTCGCCGTGGTCGTCGGATTCGGCGCGTGGTGGACGTACTTCGACTTCGCGGGGCACCGGCTGCCGAGGGCCACGCGTGCGAGCGCCCTGACGTGGATGGTGGTGCATCTGCCGATCACGGCCGCGGTGGCCGCCATGGGCGCCGCGATGGTCGGCCTCGTCGAGCACGCCCACGACAGCCGGACGCCTGCGGCAACGGCCTGGGTGCTCTGCGGGGGCGCGGCCGTGGTGCTCTGCGCGACGATGGTGCTCGCGGCGTCCCTGCGGCACTGGGACGAGAACCTCGGGCTCTATCGACCCTTGGCCCGCACCTGTGCCGCCATGGCCGTCCTGTGCGTGGGCGTCGGCGCCCTGCGCCCGGCTCCGCTCGTCCTCGGCCTGGCGCTCGTCGTGCTCTTCGGCATTCCCTGGGGAGTCGCCGTGGCCAACCGCGTGGCCCACTACGAGGAAGCACCGGCCACCTGA
- a CDS encoding nuclear transport factor 2 family protein, whose protein sequence is MASHTEISPREAADRLAIRELIDAYAHCADRRDAKGQMSLFTEDTRFLVFMDATAAEPTQTLHGRESLAPVFDNLNTYRATTHFNGQSTITLDGDRATGESYCLAHHIGVDESGRRTLMIASIRYLDEFSKQDGDWYFAERRLMVDWTETRPSTP, encoded by the coding sequence ATGGCCTCGCACACCGAGATCTCCCCCCGGGAAGCCGCCGACCGACTGGCGATCCGCGAGCTGATCGACGCCTACGCGCACTGCGCGGACCGGCGGGACGCCAAGGGCCAGATGAGCCTGTTCACCGAGGACACGCGGTTCCTGGTGTTCATGGACGCCACGGCCGCCGAGCCGACGCAGACCCTGCACGGGCGCGAGTCCCTGGCCCCGGTGTTCGACAACCTCAACACCTACCGGGCCACCACCCACTTCAACGGCCAGAGCACCATCACGCTGGACGGCGACCGGGCGACGGGCGAGAGCTACTGCCTGGCCCATCACATCGGGGTCGACGAGTCCGGGCGGCGCACGCTGATGATCGCCTCGATCCGCTACCTCGACGAGTTCAGCAAGCAGGACGGCGACTGGTACTTCGCCGAACGCCGGCTGATGGTCGACTGGACCGAGACGCGGCCCTCGACGCCCTGA
- a CDS encoding TetR/AcrR family transcriptional regulator — translation MRHAPLEGGALNQRIDPRITRTTRAFEEAIVDLAGRRPVSQITIGDLADRAGVTRATFYNRYSSPLDLLIHVLSADLERGHRREAELRARGGHSTQELLRMSTAEVGDHVERHLAIYRHALGDPADSGVYDALVRHFSDYALTFMADGDHPGLPEANRRMIAQFMAHGFAGAIRAWLKDPSVTKDDMVDAAVACAPAWWAADGR, via the coding sequence GTGCGACACGCACCCCTGGAGGGCGGAGCGCTGAACCAGCGGATCGATCCACGCATCACCCGCACGACCCGTGCCTTCGAGGAGGCCATCGTCGACCTGGCCGGCCGCCGGCCCGTCTCACAGATCACGATCGGCGATCTGGCCGACCGCGCCGGGGTCACCCGCGCCACGTTCTACAACCGCTACAGCTCCCCGCTGGACCTGCTCATCCACGTGCTCTCCGCCGACCTCGAACGCGGCCACCGCCGGGAGGCCGAGCTCCGTGCGCGGGGCGGACACTCGACCCAGGAACTGCTGCGGATGTCCACGGCGGAGGTCGGCGACCACGTCGAGCGACACCTGGCGATCTACCGGCACGCCCTCGGCGACCCCGCCGACAGCGGTGTCTACGACGCGCTCGTGCGCCACTTCAGCGACTACGCCCTGACGTTCATGGCCGACGGCGACCACCCGGGGCTGCCCGAGGCCAACCGTCGGATGATCGCCCAGTTCATGGCACACGGCTTCGCGGGAGCCATCAGGGCATGGCTGAAGGACCCGTCCGTCACGAAGGACGACATGGTCGACGCGGCCGTGGCCTGCGCCCCCGCCTGGTGGGCGGCCGACGGCCGGTGA
- a CDS encoding VOC family protein: MAVQPEGTPCWADAMFGDVEGAKSFYGDVLGWTFGDASSEYGNYTQAYVDGKAVAAVVPPMPGQEGQSQWCLYLASPDATATAAKIRENGGQVLMEPMQVGDFGTMCLASEPSGAVFGVWQGGTHEGFEAAGVPGAYAWAEVFTREPAKADGFFPAVFPYSAQGMDDPGVDYRVYNVGENTVLGRMEMGDEFPPEVPSYVNVYFSVDNCDDAVARATKLGGVLRFGPMDSPFGRFAALSDPQGALFSVIDMTTTQGEMPRMTDV; the protein is encoded by the coding sequence ATGGCCGTACAACCTGAGGGAACCCCCTGTTGGGCCGACGCGATGTTCGGCGACGTCGAGGGAGCCAAGAGTTTCTACGGCGACGTCCTCGGCTGGACCTTCGGCGACGCGTCGTCGGAGTACGGCAACTACACGCAGGCCTACGTCGACGGAAAGGCCGTGGCGGCCGTCGTACCGCCGATGCCCGGACAGGAGGGTCAGTCGCAGTGGTGCCTGTATCTCGCGTCACCGGACGCGACGGCCACCGCGGCGAAGATCCGCGAGAACGGCGGCCAGGTGCTGATGGAGCCGATGCAGGTCGGCGACTTCGGCACGATGTGCCTGGCCAGTGAGCCCAGCGGCGCGGTCTTCGGCGTGTGGCAGGGCGGCACGCACGAGGGCTTCGAGGCCGCGGGCGTACCCGGCGCCTACGCCTGGGCCGAGGTCTTCACCCGCGAGCCCGCGAAGGCGGACGGGTTCTTCCCGGCGGTCTTCCCGTACTCGGCGCAGGGGATGGACGACCCCGGCGTGGACTACCGCGTCTACAACGTCGGCGAGAACACGGTCCTGGGCCGGATGGAGATGGGCGACGAGTTCCCGCCCGAGGTGCCGTCGTACGTCAACGTGTACTTCTCCGTCGACAACTGCGACGACGCCGTCGCCAGGGCCACCAAGCTCGGCGGCGTCCTCCGCTTCGGCCCCATGGACAGCCCCTTCGGGCGGTTCGCGGCCCTGAGCGATCCGCAGGGCGCCTTGTTCTCGGTGATCGACATGACCACGACCCAGGGGGAGATGCCGCGGATGACCGACGTCTGA
- a CDS encoding SGNH/GDSL hydrolase family protein: protein MRKPWIVGVVLAGVLLGACTDPASGPQVAPPTPSVPTPSVRGAAPRQAPASPSGVPVVRSAPRVLYLGDSLAMESQKVLGRELRGTLNATYTSAPHSGTTPCDYLEGTGKGSLVPDGDKAAVLVRALRPDFVVLQFWGNAWGYTPCMDGITYGADRETYVDRYTADLRKLTAQIAAAGGAQRPTIVWVLQGPDPITPERVKTVNALYQSQARSAGDLVADAGRTVSPAGARYTWTQYLPCTAYERAHPDYCTQPAGDRTALHLDTDYLHFCLAPTTSTPRPCPVPSPGILRIAREITRVIGARAPTPSRSAG from the coding sequence ATGCGGAAGCCATGGATCGTGGGTGTGGTGCTGGCCGGAGTGCTGCTCGGCGCGTGCACGGACCCGGCGTCCGGGCCCCAGGTCGCGCCGCCCACCCCCTCCGTGCCCACCCCCTCCGTGCGCGGCGCCGCGCCACGACAGGCGCCGGCCTCGCCGAGCGGTGTTCCGGTGGTGAGGTCGGCGCCCCGTGTGCTGTATCTCGGGGACTCCCTCGCCATGGAGAGCCAGAAGGTACTCGGGCGGGAACTGCGCGGAACGCTGAACGCGACGTACACGAGCGCCCCGCACTCGGGGACCACGCCGTGCGACTACCTGGAGGGCACCGGGAAGGGGTCGCTGGTTCCGGACGGGGACAAGGCGGCCGTCCTGGTGCGTGCGCTGCGTCCGGACTTCGTGGTGCTCCAGTTCTGGGGCAACGCCTGGGGTTACACGCCCTGCATGGACGGGATCACGTACGGCGCCGACCGGGAGACGTACGTCGACCGGTACACGGCCGACCTCAGGAAGCTGACCGCGCAGATCGCGGCGGCCGGGGGTGCCCAACGGCCCACGATCGTCTGGGTGTTGCAGGGCCCCGACCCGATCACCCCGGAGCGGGTCAAGACCGTGAACGCGCTCTACCAGTCACAGGCCAGGTCGGCGGGCGACCTCGTAGCCGATGCCGGCCGGACCGTGAGCCCGGCCGGCGCCCGCTACACCTGGACCCAGTACCTCCCCTGCACCGCCTACGAACGCGCCCACCCCGACTACTGCACCCAGCCGGCCGGCGACCGCACCGCCCTGCACCTCGACACGGACTATCTGCACTTCTGCCTGGCGCCGACGACCTCGACGCCCAGGCCGTGCCCGGTCCCCTCCCCCGGCATTCTGCGGATCGCCCGGGAGATCACCCGGGTGATCGGCGCCCGGGCCCCAACTCCGTCTCGATCAGCCGGTTGA
- a CDS encoding TetR/AcrR family transcriptional regulator — MTAAKQPQPAAKSPRRAVAAADRTRQPTEVRRRLIVEAAVPLIAERGYASVGVRDVAAAAGVSVGTVTYHFGSVQEILSEAMVLHIERYYAELSEAAEQATSGAEALRLLVDALFTEDTDRHWRMWFDYWNAGEQGTDEAFSGGQARRYESWHQQIRALAERGVADGEFGSDDLDGFTVRFAALADGLALQRLRQAPPLSTQDARRHLNRLIETELGPGRRSPG; from the coding sequence ATGACGGCCGCCAAGCAGCCCCAGCCGGCCGCGAAGTCCCCCCGCCGTGCCGTCGCCGCCGCCGACCGCACCCGGCAGCCCACCGAGGTGCGCCGCCGGCTCATCGTCGAGGCGGCCGTCCCGTTGATAGCGGAACGCGGCTACGCCTCGGTCGGCGTGCGGGACGTGGCCGCCGCCGCCGGGGTCTCCGTCGGTACCGTCACGTACCACTTCGGCAGTGTGCAGGAGATCCTCTCCGAGGCGATGGTGCTCCACATCGAGCGCTACTACGCCGAGTTGAGCGAGGCCGCCGAGCAGGCGACGAGCGGGGCCGAGGCGCTGCGGCTGCTCGTCGACGCGCTGTTCACCGAGGACACCGACCGGCACTGGCGGATGTGGTTCGACTACTGGAACGCGGGCGAGCAGGGCACGGACGAGGCCTTCAGCGGCGGACAGGCCCGGCGCTACGAGAGCTGGCACCAGCAGATCCGCGCGCTGGCCGAACGGGGCGTCGCCGACGGCGAGTTCGGCTCCGACGACCTCGACGGCTTCACGGTCCGTTTCGCCGCCCTCGCCGACGGCCTCGCCCTGCAACGGCTGCGCCAGGCACCGCCGTTGAGCACGCAGGACGCGCGCCGGCACCTCAACCGGCTGATCGAGACGGAGTTGGGGCCCGGGCGCCGATCACCCGGGTGA
- a CDS encoding CocE/NonD family hydrolase — protein sequence MRYREQFERRVVREDVWIPTRDGRTRLHARVWRPDDAESEPVPALLEYLPYRKSDWTAPRDAQRHPWYAGHGYASVRVDVRGHGDSEGLPGDEYDAQELADGVDVVNWLAAQAWCTGKVGMFGISWGGFNALQIAALAPEPLKAIVTVCSTDDRYDNDVHYTGGAVLGIDMLAWAGTMLAFASRPPDPASVGADRWLPMWRERLDGLEPFLHTWLDHQQRDAYWKHGSVCEDYTAIDAAVLAVGGWNDPYRDTVLRLVEHLPADRVRGIVGPWSHQYPDRGLPPGPAIGFLQETLRWWDQHLKGIDTGAMEEPVLRAWITDPVPPATSYDVLPGRWVGDVKWPSPAVSWDSRPLGTSGDPVVVRSPQHTGLDAGRFFPFGNASDLPPDQREEDGRSVCFDSEPLTARVEILGRPRVRLRLDSATPRAHVVARLCDVAPDGSSTLVTRGVLNLLSRHGRDRAVEWTPGTYEDVEFELTGIGYAIPPGHRIRLAVSDTYWPWVWPHGERGELRVVPAESAVQLPVRARGSEPSIRFEEPEQAIPLDVTYDRPADPAPERLVTHDVAKGEWTLEVDPNYGGSRTYPDGLRYEESARETYRVRGDDPLSAHAVSEWRIRLRRGDDYDAEIMTRTELRATAADFVMDSRVEARANGETVAKRAWHRTTPRTSG from the coding sequence GTGAGGTACCGCGAGCAGTTCGAGCGCCGGGTCGTCCGCGAGGACGTCTGGATCCCCACCCGGGACGGAAGGACCCGGCTGCACGCCCGCGTCTGGCGGCCCGACGACGCCGAGTCGGAGCCGGTGCCCGCGCTGCTCGAATACCTCCCGTACCGCAAGAGCGACTGGACCGCGCCCCGGGACGCCCAGCGTCACCCCTGGTACGCGGGCCACGGCTACGCCTCCGTGCGCGTCGACGTCCGGGGCCACGGCGACAGCGAGGGTCTGCCCGGCGACGAGTACGACGCGCAGGAACTCGCGGACGGGGTCGACGTCGTCAACTGGCTTGCCGCCCAAGCCTGGTGCACGGGCAAGGTCGGGATGTTCGGCATCTCCTGGGGCGGCTTCAACGCCCTCCAGATCGCCGCCCTCGCGCCCGAACCGCTCAAGGCGATCGTCACCGTCTGCTCGACCGACGACCGTTACGACAACGACGTCCACTACACGGGCGGCGCCGTCCTCGGTATCGACATGCTCGCCTGGGCCGGCACCATGCTCGCCTTCGCGTCCCGCCCGCCGGACCCGGCGAGCGTCGGCGCGGACCGCTGGCTGCCGATGTGGCGCGAACGCCTCGACGGCCTCGAACCCTTCCTGCACACCTGGCTCGACCACCAACAGCGCGACGCCTACTGGAAGCACGGCAGCGTCTGCGAGGACTACACCGCGATCGACGCGGCCGTCCTCGCGGTCGGAGGCTGGAACGACCCCTACCGGGACACCGTGTTGCGGCTCGTCGAGCACCTGCCCGCGGACCGCGTCCGGGGGATCGTCGGCCCCTGGTCGCACCAGTACCCCGACCGGGGACTGCCGCCCGGCCCGGCGATCGGCTTCCTCCAGGAGACCCTGCGCTGGTGGGACCAGCACCTCAAGGGCATCGACACGGGAGCGATGGAGGAGCCCGTGCTGCGGGCCTGGATCACCGACCCGGTCCCGCCGGCGACGTCGTACGACGTGCTGCCCGGACGTTGGGTGGGCGACGTCAAGTGGCCCAGTCCGGCAGTCAGTTGGGACTCGCGTCCCCTCGGTACGAGCGGTGACCCCGTCGTCGTGCGGTCCCCGCAGCACACCGGTCTCGACGCCGGGCGCTTCTTCCCCTTCGGCAACGCGAGCGACCTGCCGCCGGACCAGCGGGAGGAGGACGGCCGTTCGGTGTGCTTCGACTCCGAACCGCTCACCGCACGCGTCGAGATCCTCGGCCGCCCGCGCGTCCGGCTCCGCCTCGACAGCGCCACCCCGCGCGCCCATGTCGTCGCCCGGCTGTGCGACGTCGCCCCGGACGGCTCGTCCACGCTCGTCACCCGTGGCGTGCTCAACCTGCTGAGCCGGCACGGCCGGGACCGGGCCGTCGAGTGGACACCGGGGACGTACGAGGACGTCGAGTTCGAGCTGACCGGCATCGGCTACGCGATCCCGCCCGGCCACCGCATCCGGCTCGCCGTCTCCGACACCTACTGGCCGTGGGTCTGGCCGCACGGCGAGCGCGGCGAGTTGCGGGTCGTCCCGGCCGAGAGCGCCGTACAACTGCCCGTGCGCGCAAGGGGATCGGAGCCGTCGATCCGCTTCGAGGAACCCGAACAGGCGATCCCGCTGGACGTGACCTACGACCGGCCCGCCGACCCGGCACCCGAGCGGCTCGTCACGCACGATGTCGCCAAGGGGGAGTGGACGCTGGAGGTCGACCCCAACTACGGGGGCTCGCGCACGTATCCGGACGGGCTGCGCTACGAGGAGAGCGCGCGGGAGACGTACCGCGTCCGCGGTGACGATCCGCTGTCGGCGCACGCCGTGTCGGAGTGGCGGATCCGGTTGCGGCGCGGGGACGACTACGACGCTGAGATCATGACGCGGACGGAGCTGCGCGCCACGGCCGCGGACTTCGTCATGGACAGTCGCGTCGAAGCACGGGCGAACGGAGAGACAGTGGCCAAGCGCGCATGGCACCGCACCACCCCGAGGACGTCGGGATGA